From the genome of Faecalibacterium prausnitzii:
GCACCTCGAAGGCAGCAGAGGACGAGACGCCGCTGCCCTTGGGCACGTTGGAGGAGATGTAAACATCCAGACCGGAGAGGCTGGCCCCGCGCTCCTGGAAGGCCTTGCACTCGCCGCGCAGGATGGCGGCGCTGGTGTTTTCCTCCTCCTTGCGGGCCGTCAGGTCGGCCAGGTCGATGACGCACAGGTCATAGCCCTCGCTCTGGACGCGCAGCTGGTTCAGGCGGTTGGGGGCGGCGGCTGCGATCATATCAATGTTGACGCTGCCGGCCAGCACACGGCCGTGCTGGTGGTCGGTGTGGTTGCCGCCGATCTCGGTGCGGCCGGGGGCACTGTACAGCCCGGCCTCGGTGTGGGCACCAAACGTTTTTTCCAGCCCGTCCAGCACAGCAGCATAGCGGGCTGCCTGTGCGGGGGTCTGTTCGGGGGCGCAGCAGTACAGCGAGGCCAGACGCTCGGTGTGGGCGCCGCCTGCCAGCTCCTGCTTCCAGACAGAAACGGATTTCATCATGGCGAGTTCCTCCTCTGAACAAATCGTGCAAACTTCGTCACAGCCCATGCGGCGGGCCGTGGGATTCTTTCGATACTTCTATAATAAAGAATCTGTGCCCAAAAGACCATGCGTTATTGTTGCATCTGGATGCAAAGTTGCCAGAAAATCCGGCACGAAATTTGTGCAGAAATTCCTGCAACAGAGCTGAAAAAATCCTCCAAACCGGAAAAGCATTGGCCACAACCCACAAAGAACGGTCGGCTGCGGGTCAATCAGGGCCAGAGTTCCGATATGGAGGATTGGATTTTGCCAGCGGGTCAGTGAAAGTCCGGGCCGGTGAGGCCGTCGAGATTCAGCATCCCTTCCAGTGCAGCCACATCGGCGGAGACGTCCAGCGCGTCGGACTGGAACAGCTTGTCCAGCTGGTTTTCGAAGGCCGTGATGAGCAGGTCCATCGAGCGCTCGATGCTCTGTCTGGCGTCGGTGATGTTCTCGCCCTGCACATCCTGCGCCGAGAGCTGGGCGTAGGTGTTCAGCAGTTTGAGGGCCGTGGGCAGGTAGTAATCCATGAACTTTTGCAGCTGGGCCTTTTTATCCGGGTCTTTCTTGGCCAGAGCAAAGATGCGGGCGCTGAGCTCTTCCAGCCGGGAGATCTTGGCCGTCATCACCGGGTCGGGGATGGCATCGTTGGCGCGGCGCAGCTGCTGCTGAAGGGAGGCGTACAGGTCTTCCGGTTCCGCTTCCGGCTCCGGCTGCGGGGCCTTGGGCGGCTGGGGTGCGGCCCCGCGCACGACAAGGGTGTCGGTGCGGTAGTCGATGTAGGCATCGGCCCCGAAATAGCCGTGGTCGATGGCGTGTTCCACCGCAGCGCGGCCACGAACTGCGTCGATGCCGACCGCCGCGAACAACTCGCCCAGCGCGATGTTGTCCCGGTCGCCGACGATCTTGTCGAGCTTGCGTTCCAGCTTGCGGGCGCGGTCCATCCGCAGGCCGGTGAAGAGGGCTGCGCCGCCGCCGATGGTCTGGGCCAGCGCCGTCAGCAGCTCACCCCAGTCGATCTCATGGTCCCAGAAGAGCTCCTCCATGACATCGGCCAGGTCGCCGATGCCCACCAGCAGGAAGATGGCACCGAAGATGGTGCACAGGGTGATGAGGGTCTTGTGCCACTGCTTGGCGCTCTTCTGCTCCGCAGTGGGGACATCCTGGTCGGAGACCGTCTCGCTGCGCTGGCCGGAGGCGGCGCTCTGTGCGGTGCGGGCGTCCTCTGCGTGGCTGTCGCGGGCGGGGTCGGCGTTGGTCTGCTCCTTTTTCTCGGCATCCCGGTCGATGGCGCGCAGGATGAAGAACAGGATGCCCAGCCACGGCGACATGGCGAACAGCACCAGCAGAAGGATGGTGGGGAGATGGGCAAGGAAATGGTTGCTGCGTTTTGGCTCCATGGGGCAAATTCCTCCTAAAATGAAAAGAACCGTGTTCCACCTTATTATAGCGGAACACGGCTCTTTTGTTAAGGGATAATTTATCTGGGAGTAAACGCCTTATTTCATCAGGCTGCAAACAGCTTCGGCATACGCGGCGGGGTCATCCACAGGCAGGCCCTCGATGAGCTGTGCCTGTGCATAGAGCAGGTCGCTGTATTTCTTGAGCTTCTCGGTGTCGCCGGCCTCCTGTGCGGCCTTGAGCACGGCGAAGACGGGGTGATGGATGTTCAGCTCCAGCACCTTGTCGCTCTTGACGCCCTCGCTGCCGGGCTGCTTGGAGAGGACCTTCTCCATCTCGATGGAGAGCGGGCCGTCTGCGGAGAGGCAGACCGGGTGATCCTTCAGGCGGGTGGAGACCTTGACCTCCTTGACCTTGCCGTCCAGCGCATCCTTCATGGCATCGAACAGGGGCTTGTTCTCGGCGGTGGCATCCTCGGCGGCCTTCTTCTCGTCCTCGGTCTCAAGGCCCAGGTCGCCGCTGTTGACGTTCTTGAACTCAACGGTGCCGTCCTTGCCCTCGGCATCCTTGCGGGGATAGGTGCGCAGGATCTGCAGGCAGAATTCATCCACATCCTCGGTCAGCAGCAGCACGTCGTAGCCCTTATCCAGCACCAGCTCAGCGGCAGGGAGCTTGGCCAGACGGTCGGTGGAGTCACCGGCTGCAAAGTAGATGAACTTCTGCTCAGCGGGCATCTTGTCCACATACTCCTGCAAAGTGACCATCTTCTGCTCCTTGGCAGACCAGAACAGCAGCAGGTCGCGCAGCAGCTCGCCGTGCATTCCGTAATCGGAGTAGGCACCGAACTTGATCTGGCGGCCGAACTCCTTCCAGAAAGCCTCATACTTCTCGCGGTCGTTGGTCAGCATGGCGTGGAGCTCGTTCTTGATCTTCTTTTCCAGTGCGTTGTGGATCAGCTTGAGCTGGTTGTCCTTTTGCAGCATCTCACGGCTGATGTTCAGGCTCAGGTCCTGGCTGTCCACGATGCCCTTGACGAAGCTGAAGTAATCGGGCAGCAGGTCGCCGCACTTTTCCATGATGAGCACACCGGAAGCGTAGAGTGCCAGACCCTTTTCGTAGTCCTTGGTGTAGAAGTCGTAGGGGCGGTGGCTGGGCACAAAGAGCAGGGCGTTGTAGTTCGCAGTGCCCTCGGTGCGGCTGACGATGACGCGGGCGGGGTCGGTGTAGTCGTTGAACTTATCCTTGTAGAAGGCGGCGTACTCTTCGTCGGAGACTTCGCTCTTCTGCTTCTTCCAGATGGGCACCATGCTGTTCAGGGTCTCCAGCTCGGTGTAGGTCTCCCACTCCGGCTTGTAGTCATCGGGCTTGGGGTCCGGTTCGGGCTTCTGGCGGCTCTTCTCGCGCTCCATCTGGATAGGGTAGCGCACATAGTCGCTGTACTTCTTGACGATGGCCGCGATGCCATATTCATCGAGGAAATTCTCGTAGTTGTCGGTATCGGTGCTGGGCTTGATGTGCAGGATGATGTCGGTGCCCACGGTGTCCTTTTCGGCCGGGTTCATCTCGTAGCCGTCCGCACCGCTGGATTCCCACTGCCAGGCCTGGTCTGCGCCGTAAGCTTTGGAGATGACAGTGACCTTGTCGGCCACCATGAAGGCCGAGTAGAAACCGACGCCGAACTGGCCGATGATGTCGATGTTCTCGTCCTTGTTCTCTTTCTTGAAGTCGAGCGAGCCGGAGTGGGCGATGGTGCCGAGGTTGGACTCCAGCTCTTCCCTGGTCATGCCGATGCCGTTATCGGAGACGGTCAGGGTACGGCTGTCCTTGTCGCGGGTGAGCAGGATGCGGAAATCGCCTTTGTTC
Proteins encoded in this window:
- a CDS encoding 5-bromo-4-chloroindolyl phosphate hydrolysis family protein, with product MEPKRSNHFLAHLPTILLLVLFAMSPWLGILFFILRAIDRDAEKKEQTNADPARDSHAEDARTAQSAASGQRSETVSDQDVPTAEQKSAKQWHKTLITLCTIFGAIFLLVGIGDLADVMEELFWDHEIDWGELLTALAQTIGGGAALFTGLRMDRARKLERKLDKIVGDRDNIALGELFAAVGIDAVRGRAAVEHAIDHGYFGADAYIDYRTDTLVVRGAAPQPPKAPQPEPEAEPEDLYASLQQQLRRANDAIPDPVMTAKISRLEELSARIFALAKKDPDKKAQLQKFMDYYLPTALKLLNTYAQLSAQDVQGENITDARQSIERSMDLLITAFENQLDKLFQSDALDVSADVAALEGMLNLDGLTGPDFH
- the htpG gene encoding molecular chaperone HtpG, with translation MAKKEFQAESKKLMDMMINSIYTNKEIFLRELISNASDAIDKLYYKSLTDTSVGMNKGDFRILLTRDKDSRTLTVSDNGIGMTREELESNLGTIAHSGSLDFKKENKDENIDIIGQFGVGFYSAFMVADKVTVISKAYGADQAWQWESSGADGYEMNPAEKDTVGTDIILHIKPSTDTDNYENFLDEYGIAAIVKKYSDYVRYPIQMEREKSRQKPEPDPKPDDYKPEWETYTELETLNSMVPIWKKQKSEVSDEEYAAFYKDKFNDYTDPARVIVSRTEGTANYNALLFVPSHRPYDFYTKDYEKGLALYASGVLIMEKCGDLLPDYFSFVKGIVDSQDLSLNISREMLQKDNQLKLIHNALEKKIKNELHAMLTNDREKYEAFWKEFGRQIKFGAYSDYGMHGELLRDLLLFWSAKEQKMVTLQEYVDKMPAEQKFIYFAAGDSTDRLAKLPAAELVLDKGYDVLLLTEDVDEFCLQILRTYPRKDAEGKDGTVEFKNVNSGDLGLETEDEKKAAEDATAENKPLFDAMKDALDGKVKEVKVSTRLKDHPVCLSADGPLSIEMEKVLSKQPGSEGVKSDKVLELNIHHPVFAVLKAAQEAGDTEKLKKYSDLLYAQAQLIEGLPVDDPAAYAEAVCSLMK